tagaaaattcattatttattctagttgtataaaaaaaaacttaaaattgcaGCCTCCAGATTTGGTAAAAGAACAGTATAAAATgttaatctaatttaattttatttttgtttttatatattagcAATAGTTTGGATATCCTTAGTGGTATTTATCCATTAACTCCTCCTTTTTAATGGCAATATATTGCTTGTACAAACGTTGTTTGCAGAAATTGTACAACTCAATTTCATGGGAAAATTGCATCTTCAATTTTGCCTCAACTTCCGGTTCCAAATTAGTGTTATGGGGTGTTGCATTCTTCTTGAATTTACCACTCTTGTCACCTAACAAGGGCGGGGGAAAATATCAAGGATATAGGCGATTAGTAAATGATAACAAAATGTTGGAATGGACTACCCCCATGTTCCGGTAAAGGTAATTGTAATATCTTTATTTGATTTCCAAATTtgagattaaaaaattaaaaattagcatCGTCATTTCATAAAGGCAATGCAAGAGCGAATCTTTGAGATTTACGATAATCGAtaacaattacaattttttttaccgcACTAGGGGAACTAAATAAGTGGACTTACTGTAGTAAAGTTGAGTGGCTCCTCG
This is a stretch of genomic DNA from Haematobia irritans isolate KBUSLIRL chromosome 4, ASM5000362v1, whole genome shotgun sequence. It encodes these proteins:
- the LOC142233259 gene encoding uronyl 2-sulfotransferase homolog pip-like, which translates into the protein MRVKIRTEMQRFSNFNSPIATQIAKQNIEREYAVVGSWEDTNITLTVLEHYIPRFFRGATQLYYSDKSGKFKKNATPHNTNLEPEVEAKLKMQFSHEIELYNFCKQRLYKQYIAIKKEELMDKYH